A single window of Undibacterium sp. 5I1 DNA harbors:
- the glp gene encoding gephyrin-like molybdotransferase Glp → MSANTPAANLHHLLSCLSDYDPNSLPVAQAQQIIQQFVTPIDSVEKLAIRQALGRVLAADVLSGINVPAYDNSAMDGYAFIGSDLQKKATDHSDTTNQTLTLKVVGAAYAGRAFEGAVQRGECIRIMTGAVMPSSCDTVIPQEWTVEISDSKQATESKQIRIPAAKINAGDNRRLKGEDLAIGTTALSKGKILRPADLGLLASLGVAEVAVQRRLRVAIFSTGDELRSRGETLDLGCVYDSNRYTLYGMLTRLGCEIIDMGVIKDDPISLEAAFRSAGENADAIITSGGVSVGAADYTKQMMEKLGDVAFWSIAMRPGRPMAFGKIQSNKSDQSEQTNGKGAYLFGLPGNPVAVMVSFYFFVRDALLQMMGAVAVSTSSSTSLPLVPAISSVALRKRAGRTEYQRGIVSVAANGQLQVSITGSQGSGILRSMSEANCMVVLHHDQADIAAGEKVDILLFEGLI, encoded by the coding sequence ATGAGCGCCAACACTCCAGCCGCAAACCTGCATCATCTCCTTAGCTGTTTGTCGGATTACGACCCAAACTCCCTACCCGTCGCGCAGGCACAGCAGATCATCCAGCAGTTTGTGACGCCAATTGACTCGGTAGAAAAACTCGCCATACGTCAAGCGCTTGGGCGTGTACTTGCCGCCGATGTTCTGTCTGGCATTAACGTCCCTGCTTATGATAATTCTGCCATGGACGGCTATGCGTTTATCGGTAGTGATTTACAAAAAAAAGCTACAGACCATAGCGATACAACAAACCAAACCCTCACATTAAAAGTCGTCGGCGCCGCTTATGCCGGACGCGCGTTTGAAGGCGCAGTACAACGAGGGGAATGTATACGCATCATGACCGGCGCAGTGATGCCAAGCTCCTGCGACACAGTGATTCCACAAGAATGGACTGTTGAGATAAGCGACAGTAAGCAAGCGACAGAATCAAAGCAAATCCGCATACCAGCGGCAAAAATAAATGCTGGCGATAACCGTCGCCTCAAAGGCGAAGACTTAGCGATTGGCACAACAGCGCTAAGCAAAGGCAAAATTTTACGGCCTGCCGATCTCGGTTTATTAGCGTCGTTAGGCGTGGCTGAAGTGGCCGTACAACGCCGCTTGCGTGTCGCTATTTTCTCAACTGGTGACGAACTGCGATCGCGGGGAGAAACCCTCGATTTAGGCTGCGTATATGACAGCAACCGCTACACCTTATATGGGATGCTGACCCGGCTCGGCTGCGAGATCATCGATATGGGCGTGATCAAAGATGATCCGATATCGCTGGAAGCCGCTTTTCGTTCCGCTGGCGAAAACGCAGATGCCATCATTACCTCTGGTGGCGTGTCGGTCGGCGCAGCGGATTACACCAAACAGATGATGGAAAAATTAGGCGATGTCGCCTTCTGGAGTATCGCTATGCGTCCAGGCAGACCAATGGCATTTGGCAAAATTCAGTCAAATAAGTCTGATCAGTCTGAGCAGACTAATGGAAAAGGCGCGTATCTGTTTGGCCTGCCAGGCAACCCCGTCGCGGTGATGGTCAGTTTTTATTTTTTCGTCCGCGATGCACTGTTGCAGATGATGGGTGCCGTGGCAGTATCAACATCGTCATCAACATCGCTGCCGCTGGTGCCAGCCATCTCAAGCGTCGCTCTGCGGAAGCGCGCCGGACGCACCGAATACCAGCGCGGCATCGTCTCGGTCGCAGCCAATGGACAACTACAAGTGAGTATCACCGGATCGCAAGGCTCCGGGATTTTACGTTCCATGTCAGAGGCCAATTGCATGGTGGTGCTACACCACGATCAGGCCGATATCGCCGCCGGTGAAAAAGTTGATATTTTATTGTTTGAGGGATTGATCTGA
- a CDS encoding peptidylprolyl isomerase — MLNWLAITTASISLLSLLSACGGGSSSSDSGSTSATVSVTSVTTDQLVYRKTTNLTVKGVNLDKGINISNPACLTITEVAGGTATQRVFSCKIVSVGTVALSITAGNGSSLYSGTLTVPLAAQPQVTMVTSMGTIVIELNPAKAPITVDNFLQYVESGFYVNKIFHRVISNFVIQGGGYTSSFQLPATLAAIPLESNNGLSNLRGSIAMARTSVANSATSQFYFNVVDNTSLDYGNAANPGYAVFGKIVSGLNVMDLIKAVPTGATNGLTDVPVTPIVINSALQTQ, encoded by the coding sequence GTGCTCAACTGGTTAGCAATTACCACCGCAAGTATTAGCTTGTTAAGTTTACTAAGCGCCTGCGGAGGCGGAAGTAGCAGCAGCGACTCTGGCAGCACCTCGGCAACCGTGTCCGTCACCAGCGTCACTACAGATCAACTGGTCTATCGCAAAACGACTAATCTGACAGTTAAAGGAGTAAACCTCGACAAAGGTATCAACATCTCCAACCCCGCCTGCCTGACCATCACCGAAGTCGCGGGTGGCACCGCCACACAACGCGTATTTTCTTGCAAGATCGTCTCTGTAGGTACGGTGGCGTTATCGATCACTGCTGGCAATGGATCGTCGCTTTACTCTGGCACGCTGACTGTCCCGCTGGCAGCGCAACCTCAAGTGACCATGGTGACATCGATGGGTACAATCGTGATTGAGTTGAACCCAGCCAAAGCACCGATTACGGTCGATAACTTTTTACAGTATGTAGAGAGTGGCTTTTACGTGAATAAAATTTTCCATCGGGTCATCAGCAATTTTGTGATTCAGGGCGGCGGCTACACCAGCAGTTTTCAATTGCCAGCGACCCTCGCAGCCATTCCACTAGAATCCAATAACGGCTTAAGCAATCTGCGCGGGAGTATTGCAATGGCGCGTACTAGTGTGGCCAATTCTGCGACATCCCAATTTTATTTTAATGTGGTTGATAACACCTCGCTGGATTACGGCAACGCCGCCAATCCAGGCTATGCAGTATTTGGTAAAATTGTTAGCGGTCTCAATGTAATGGATTTGATTAAAGCAGTACCTACTGGTGCTACTAACGGACTGACCGATGTGCCGGTTACACCAATCGTGATTAATTCAGCATTGCAAACCCAATAA
- a CDS encoding ComEA family DNA-binding protein, translating to MNKLLKSLLSLMLFTASLFAVSIAQAKDDPKKASVSASAATASAKVELLDINSATKKELSELPKIGDVRSDAIIKGRPYNGKDDLLNKKILPADAYNSIKDLIIAKQKTDAKKK from the coding sequence ATGAACAAACTACTGAAATCGCTACTATCACTAATGCTATTCACCGCCTCTTTATTTGCCGTCAGTATCGCTCAAGCTAAAGATGACCCTAAAAAAGCCTCGGTCTCAGCATCTGCGGCCACTGCGTCGGCCAAAGTTGAGCTGCTAGATATTAATAGCGCGACAAAAAAAGAATTATCAGAATTACCTAAAATTGGCGATGTGCGTTCGGACGCCATCATCAAAGGTCGTCCATACAATGGCAAAGATGATTTATTAAATAAAAAGATTTTGCCCGCAGATGCTTATAACAGCATCAAAGATCTGATCATTGCGAAACAAAAAACGGATGCAAAAAAGAAGTAA
- the mobA gene encoding molybdenum cofactor guanylyltransferase MobA, with protein sequence MTSIDKQLITGLILAGGRGTRMGSVDKGLQTFRGLPMAMHVLQRLSPQVGNMLINANQNLLTYERFGAPVWPDHAENDDNHFLGPLAGLQTGLTHCKTPYLASVPCDSPFLPVNLVEHLAAALLQENADLAVAVTMESNGNVIAKQAHPVFSLMKISLLPQLSDFLRHGGRKVDAWHASLHCVEVVFEDVAAFRNINTLQDLRQFEA encoded by the coding sequence CAACTCATTACCGGACTGATACTCGCAGGTGGTCGTGGTACACGTATGGGCAGCGTGGACAAAGGTTTGCAGACTTTTCGCGGTTTGCCGATGGCGATGCACGTGTTGCAGCGCCTCTCGCCACAAGTCGGCAATATGCTCATCAATGCCAACCAAAACTTACTCACTTACGAGCGTTTTGGTGCGCCAGTCTGGCCAGATCACGCCGAGAATGATGATAATCACTTTTTAGGTCCTTTAGCCGGATTACAAACCGGCCTGACTCATTGCAAAACGCCCTATCTAGCCAGTGTGCCATGCGACTCGCCATTTTTACCCGTCAATCTGGTAGAGCATCTGGCAGCAGCGTTATTGCAAGAAAACGCGGATCTTGCCGTCGCTGTCACAATGGAATCCAATGGCAACGTCATTGCCAAGCAGGCGCACCCGGTATTTTCTTTAATGAAAATTTCCTTGCTGCCGCAGCTGAGTGATTTTTTACGACATGGCGGGCGTAAAGTAGATGCCTGGCATGCAAGCCTGCATTGTGTCGAAGTGGTATTTGAAGATGTCGCCGCCTTCCGTAATATCAATACGCTGCAAGATTTGCGACAATTTGAAGCCTGA
- a CDS encoding porin, with protein MLDVIVRRCLLLCCWLLCVQQAQAADGDKPFTISGFGTVGAVYSDTGQVDIVRDLLQARGVGYSSQLDFGVDSLLGLQLSTSILDNLDASVQVVSRRSQTGFDPDVTWAFLKYNPNDNLQLRAGRLGFDVYLLADSRNVAYSYLWVRPPIDYFGNLIVSYIDGADMVIKYPVGPGIARFKAFAGKAREKTYTGVPDQYFSLKGSDVVGGHVEYQTESWMYRVGYSQIRFKNEFPGFQGLIDGLRSPAINAISPLAATVAGNIGFQDKAINYLSAGIAYDEGPLQAQLMLSQTKSAILPYPGFKAGYFTAGYRIKKWTPYFSYSAATPEHRQSNGNTGLPFGINPNIDILILGANALANTVVNKQSTLSLGARYDLGDKIDLKIQVDHVDSTSPQVTRNAQPGWDGKANLLSVSVNFVF; from the coding sequence ATGCTGGATGTGATTGTTCGACGATGTCTTTTACTTTGCTGCTGGCTATTATGTGTTCAACAGGCACAGGCAGCGGACGGCGACAAACCCTTCACAATCAGCGGTTTTGGCACGGTCGGTGCTGTGTACAGCGATACTGGTCAAGTCGATATCGTGCGAGATTTGTTGCAAGCCAGAGGCGTAGGCTACTCTAGCCAGCTCGATTTTGGCGTTGATTCCCTGCTAGGTCTGCAACTCTCCACCTCCATTCTTGACAATTTGGACGCCTCAGTCCAAGTCGTCAGCCGCCGCTCACAAACTGGCTTCGACCCTGACGTTACCTGGGCGTTTCTTAAATATAACCCGAACGATAATTTGCAATTGCGTGCAGGTCGCCTGGGTTTTGATGTCTACCTCTTGGCCGACTCGCGCAATGTCGCCTACTCTTATTTATGGGTACGTCCGCCCATCGATTATTTTGGTAACTTGATCGTGTCGTATATCGATGGTGCGGATATGGTCATCAAATATCCGGTCGGCCCGGGGATCGCCCGTTTCAAAGCCTTTGCGGGTAAAGCCAGAGAAAAAACCTATACCGGTGTGCCAGATCAATATTTCTCATTAAAAGGTTCGGATGTTGTAGGCGGACATGTCGAATATCAAACTGAAAGTTGGATGTATCGGGTTGGTTATAGCCAGATACGTTTCAAAAACGAGTTCCCTGGTTTTCAGGGCTTGATTGATGGTTTACGTTCCCCTGCAATTAACGCGATCAGCCCGTTAGCCGCGACCGTCGCTGGTAATATTGGATTCCAGGATAAAGCCATCAACTACCTCTCCGCAGGTATCGCCTATGATGAAGGCCCCTTGCAAGCACAACTGATGTTAAGCCAGACCAAGTCGGCAATACTGCCTTACCCAGGATTCAAGGCGGGATATTTCACAGCAGGTTACAGAATTAAAAAATGGACGCCCTACTTTAGCTACTCCGCCGCCACGCCAGAACATCGACAAAGCAATGGCAACACCGGCTTACCGTTTGGCATTAACCCCAATATCGACATTCTGATTCTTGGCGCGAATGCGCTAGCCAATACCGTAGTCAATAAGCAAAGCACCTTATCACTCGGCGCACGCTACGACTTGGGGGATAAAATTGATTTAAAAATACAAGTAGATCATGTTGATAGTACCAGTCCACAAGTAACCCGCAACGCTCAACCGGGTTGGGATGGCAAAGCCAATTTGCTCAGCGTCTCAGTCAATTTTGTATTTTAG